One stretch of Bordetella avium DNA includes these proteins:
- a CDS encoding ABC transporter substrate-binding protein, producing MFAKSCAATAVALTLVSGAAFAQKVPEGYPADYQKIIDGAKKEGKVVIYSTTDTKAAAPLVAGFEAAFPGVKVEYNDMNSTELYNRYISEQASGSASSDVVWSSSMDSALKLAVDYAMQYKSAEARYLPSWAIWKDSAYGTTFEPAVFIYNKRLIDAADVPTTHTALATLISGNPERFKNKVTTYDIEKSAVGFMLAVQDKAHQPDYFKNLSEIAKGGLVVQSSTGTMMERVSSGENLLGYNILGSYAETRAKNDPSLGISYPTDYTLVLSRVIFLSKKSKNKNAAKLWLDYVLSKPGQEILANKSDLASIRDDIEGDNDVDGMTKKLGKALQPIPVNETLLEYLEQKPRLEFIKEWRAAAAK from the coding sequence ATGTTTGCCAAGTCCTGCGCCGCAACCGCGGTGGCCCTTACGCTGGTGTCTGGCGCGGCCTTCGCGCAGAAGGTCCCTGAAGGCTATCCGGCCGATTATCAGAAGATCATCGATGGCGCCAAGAAAGAGGGCAAGGTCGTGATTTATTCGACGACCGACACCAAGGCGGCCGCGCCTTTGGTTGCGGGCTTCGAAGCCGCATTTCCGGGCGTGAAGGTCGAATACAACGACATGAACAGCACGGAGTTGTACAACCGCTATATCAGCGAACAGGCCTCAGGCAGCGCCAGCAGCGACGTGGTTTGGAGTTCATCCATGGACTCGGCGCTCAAGCTGGCCGTTGATTATGCGATGCAATACAAGTCCGCCGAAGCGCGTTATCTGCCGAGCTGGGCGATCTGGAAAGACAGCGCTTATGGCACGACTTTCGAGCCGGCCGTATTCATCTATAACAAGCGCCTGATTGATGCGGCTGACGTGCCCACCACGCACACGGCTCTGGCCACGCTCATTTCCGGCAATCCTGAGCGTTTCAAGAACAAGGTCACGACCTACGACATCGAGAAATCGGCCGTGGGCTTCATGCTGGCCGTGCAGGATAAGGCCCATCAACCGGATTACTTCAAGAACCTGAGCGAAATCGCCAAGGGCGGCCTGGTCGTGCAGTCGTCGACCGGCACCATGATGGAGCGCGTGTCTTCCGGTGAAAACCTGCTGGGCTACAACATCCTGGGTTCGTATGCCGAAACGCGCGCAAAAAACGATCCGTCCTTGGGTATCTCCTATCCCACCGATTACACCCTGGTGTTGTCGCGCGTGATCTTCCTGAGCAAGAAATCCAAGAACAAGAATGCCGCCAAGCTGTGGCTGGACTATGTTCTGTCCAAGCCGGGCCAGGAAATCCTCGCCAACAAGTCCGATCTGGCATCCATTCGGGATGATATCGAGGGCGATAACGATGTCGACGGCATGACCAAGAAGCTGGGTAAAGCGCTTCAGCCGATTCCGGTCAATGAAACGCTGCTGGAGTATCTGGAGCAAAAGCCGCGCCTTGAGTTCATCAAGGAATGGCGCGCCGCGGCAGCCAAGTAA
- a CDS encoding sensor histidine kinase — protein MARHEGFSIRRRVFILAVVSLACASIALFFFLRAYAHRAAEQAFDRLLAASALTIAGSVQIDDGGVTVEPPYSSLAMLPPQERVFYQVLNSAGRVITGYRDLALSQPLADSAVPRFVYERYHDEPIRVASVGRLVSASQHAGWVTVRVAETLGSRQALAAEILNRSLWPLIVVVGVALALLWFGIQRAFAPLAVVERELRNREPDDLAPLRAPVPREVRRLSEALNAFMQRLSTMMDSLNTLVADAAHQVRTPLASLRAQAEVALEEPSPERLRERVARIHQNATQASQLINQLLMDATIAHRLGRGERLAVGVAETVNETRRRIGPLDAQRLSISIVPELRRARVMGDRVALREMLRNLVDNALRHAPDSLVEIQVTPVAGYRVALTVLDRGPGIAAGDKERVQQRFERGSSPQSGSGLGLAIVRAVAQAHGGALALLDRPGGGLLARIVLPLARPAGRGRLAVLLLAGASLFPALWPSPAPAARLIQESRYPAPRPSGRVLTVAGPTDTPVFAPLVAGFQQQRPDVTVVYREMGSLELYEAAVAGQLKDVDVLISSAPDLQVRLANDGYALSYASPYLSQLPTWAVWRNEVFGFTFEPAVIVYNPRRFTQESAPHSRQALLRLLEREGASLRGRVATYDIVASNVGYMLAEQDELVSSNFWGLANALGQVGVRLSPSTNAMLDAIANDELDLGYNLLGSYALARQAAGDQIGVILPRDYMLVLSRSALIARSAPNPDLGRALVDWLLSPAGQQVAASHAGLGALIPGTPGPWSADSLQALARGIVQPIVLSPALLVGLDQQRQSRFVQNWMRLVTDTPAVPK, from the coding sequence ATGGCGCGGCATGAGGGGTTTTCCATCCGGCGGCGCGTGTTCATCTTGGCCGTCGTGTCTCTGGCTTGCGCATCCATCGCTTTGTTTTTCTTTCTGCGCGCCTACGCGCATCGGGCGGCGGAGCAGGCTTTTGACCGCCTGCTGGCGGCCTCGGCGCTGACTATCGCCGGGTCGGTGCAGATTGACGATGGCGGCGTGACGGTCGAGCCGCCTTATTCCTCTCTGGCCATGTTGCCGCCCCAAGAGCGGGTGTTTTATCAGGTGCTCAATAGTGCAGGCCGGGTGATTACCGGCTATCGCGATCTGGCCCTGAGTCAGCCTTTGGCCGATTCGGCCGTGCCAAGATTTGTGTACGAGCGCTATCACGATGAGCCGATCAGGGTGGCTTCGGTGGGGAGACTTGTCTCGGCCAGCCAGCATGCCGGCTGGGTGACTGTGCGGGTGGCTGAAACCCTGGGTTCGCGTCAGGCATTGGCGGCCGAGATTTTGAATCGCAGCCTATGGCCTTTGATTGTCGTGGTCGGCGTGGCGCTGGCTTTGCTCTGGTTCGGTATTCAGCGGGCCTTTGCGCCCTTGGCCGTGGTCGAGCGCGAGCTGCGCAACCGGGAGCCCGATGATCTGGCGCCGTTGCGCGCGCCGGTTCCGCGGGAGGTGCGGCGCTTATCCGAAGCGCTTAATGCCTTTATGCAGCGGCTATCCACCATGATGGATAGCCTGAATACGCTAGTGGCCGATGCCGCCCATCAGGTGCGCACGCCTTTGGCGTCTCTACGCGCACAGGCCGAGGTGGCGCTCGAAGAGCCGAGCCCGGAACGTCTGCGCGAGCGCGTGGCGCGTATTCACCAGAACGCCACGCAGGCCAGTCAATTGATCAATCAGTTGCTGATGGACGCCACGATCGCGCACCGGCTGGGCCGGGGAGAGCGGCTTGCGGTGGGGGTGGCCGAAACGGTCAATGAAACGCGCCGGCGCATCGGTCCGCTGGACGCGCAACGGCTGAGTATTTCCATCGTGCCAGAGCTTCGCCGGGCGCGCGTCATGGGTGACCGCGTGGCGCTGCGCGAGATGCTGCGCAATCTTGTGGATAACGCCTTGCGCCATGCGCCGGACTCTTTGGTGGAGATCCAGGTTACCCCCGTGGCCGGCTATCGCGTGGCGTTGACGGTGTTAGACCGTGGGCCGGGCATTGCGGCCGGCGATAAAGAGCGGGTGCAGCAGCGCTTCGAGCGCGGATCCAGCCCACAGTCTGGTTCGGGTTTAGGGCTGGCCATTGTGCGCGCCGTGGCGCAGGCCCATGGCGGGGCCTTGGCCTTGCTTGACCGTCCTGGCGGGGGGCTGTTGGCGCGCATTGTGCTGCCGCTGGCCCGGCCGGCTGGGCGTGGCAGGCTGGCGGTGCTGCTGTTGGCCGGCGCGAGTCTTTTCCCTGCGCTTTGGCCCAGCCCGGCGCCGGCGGCCCGCCTCATCCAGGAAAGCCGCTATCCGGCGCCGCGGCCCTCCGGGCGGGTGCTGACGGTGGCGGGGCCGACGGATACCCCTGTGTTCGCGCCACTGGTTGCCGGTTTTCAACAGCAACGCCCGGACGTGACCGTGGTGTACCGTGAAATGGGTAGCCTGGAGTTGTATGAGGCTGCCGTGGCGGGGCAGTTGAAAGATGTCGATGTCTTGATCAGTTCCGCGCCAGATTTGCAGGTTCGCCTGGCCAATGACGGGTATGCCCTGAGCTATGCCTCGCCCTATCTGAGCCAGTTGCCGACCTGGGCGGTTTGGCGCAATGAGGTGTTCGGCTTTACGTTCGAGCCTGCTGTCATCGTCTATAACCCCCGCCGTTTCACGCAGGAGAGCGCACCGCACTCCCGTCAAGCGCTGTTGCGCTTGCTCGAGCGAGAGGGGGCGAGCCTGCGCGGCCGGGTGGCCACCTATGACATCGTAGCCAGCAATGTGGGCTATATGCTGGCCGAGCAGGATGAGCTGGTATCGTCGAATTTCTGGGGGCTGGCCAATGCCTTGGGGCAGGTGGGGGTGCGTCTGTCGCCTAGCACCAATGCGATGCTGGATGCGATTGCGAATGATGAGCTGGACCTGGGCTACAACCTGCTGGGCTCTTATGCGCTGGCCCGTCAGGCGGCAGGTGATCAGATTGGTGTGATTTTGCCGCGCGACTATATGCTGGTGCTGTCGCGTTCGGCTTTGATTGCCCGCAGCGCCCCGAATCCGGATCTGGGCAGGGCGCTGGTCGACTGGCTGTTATCGCCAGCGGGCCAGCAAGTGGCGGCTAGCCATGCCGGCCTGGGCGCCTTGATCCCTGGTACGCCCGGCCCCTGGTCTGCCGATAGCTTGCAGGCGCTTGCGCGCGGCATTGTGCAACCCATCGTCTTGAGTCCGGCGTTGCTGGTTGGGCTGGATCAGCAACGGCAGTCCCGTTTTGTGCAGAACTGGATGCGCCTGGTGACGGACACGCCGGCCGTGCCAAAGTGA
- a CDS encoding response regulator transcription factor, producing the protein MRILLVEDNPDLGDAVESKLRNAGHSVQWVRDGLAAVQWGQAEPWDALLLDISLPGKDGDAVLRELRAAGMESPVLVMTARAEIEDKVDMLDLGADDYLVKPFDLRELEARLRALMRRPGGQTSSVAMFGNLTLDSANRGVWVNGQPLELGRREFRLLEILLTRQGQTVAKERLMAQVFDADDVSLNALELLISRLRRKLADASVDIVTVRGVGYQVRQDGAA; encoded by the coding sequence ATGCGCATTTTGCTAGTCGAGGACAATCCCGACCTAGGCGATGCCGTGGAGAGCAAGCTGCGCAACGCCGGGCATAGCGTCCAATGGGTGCGCGACGGGTTGGCGGCTGTTCAATGGGGCCAGGCTGAACCCTGGGATGCGCTGTTGCTGGATATTTCACTGCCGGGCAAGGACGGTGATGCGGTGTTGCGTGAGTTGCGAGCGGCGGGTATGGAGTCGCCGGTGCTGGTGATGACCGCGCGCGCCGAGATCGAGGACAAGGTCGATATGCTGGACCTCGGCGCCGATGACTATCTGGTCAAACCTTTTGATCTACGCGAGCTCGAGGCAAGGCTGCGGGCCTTGATGCGGCGTCCCGGCGGCCAGACCTCCAGCGTGGCCATGTTCGGCAATCTGACGCTGGATAGCGCGAACCGGGGTGTATGGGTCAACGGTCAGCCGCTGGAATTGGGCCGCCGCGAGTTCCGCTTGCTGGAGATTTTGCTGACACGGCAGGGACAGACGGTGGCCAAAGAGCGCTTGATGGCTCAGGTGTTTGATGCCGACGACGTTTCGCTCAATGCGCTGGAACTGCTGATTTCGCGCTTGCGTAGAAAACTGGCGGATGCTTCGGTTGACATCGTCACCGTGCGTGGGGTGGGTTATCAGGTGCGTCAAGATGGCGCGGCATGA
- a CDS encoding Gfo/Idh/MocA family protein, whose translation MTPIFDRKIRFALVGCGRISKNHIAAIAQHHERAELVEVCDTDPAALRAAAKATGAKPYSSLSEMLAASTADAVILATPSGLHPWQAIEVAQSGRHVVSEKPMATRWEDGKRMVKACDDAGVHLFVVKQNRRNATLQLLKHAVEQNRFGRIYMVTVNVFWTRPQEYYDAARWRGKWEWDGGAFMNQASHYVDLLDWLIGPVESVYAYTATLARRIEAEDTGVAAVRWRHGAMGSINVTMLTYPQNLEGSITILGEKGTVRIGGVAVNRIDEWKFAEPHPDDEKIKDASYETTSVYGFGHPLYYDNVIRTLRGECSPETDGREGLQSLALLTAMYRSARDGVRVPLPLD comes from the coding sequence ATGACCCCTATTTTTGATCGCAAAATCCGTTTTGCCTTGGTAGGCTGCGGACGGATCTCCAAGAATCACATCGCCGCCATCGCTCAACACCATGAGCGCGCCGAACTGGTCGAAGTGTGCGACACGGACCCGGCCGCCTTGCGCGCCGCCGCTAAAGCCACCGGCGCCAAACCCTATTCATCCCTGTCTGAAATGCTGGCCGCAAGCACGGCCGATGCCGTCATTCTGGCCACGCCGTCCGGCCTGCATCCCTGGCAGGCCATCGAAGTCGCCCAGTCCGGCCGCCATGTGGTCAGCGAAAAGCCGATGGCAACCCGATGGGAAGACGGAAAGCGCATGGTCAAGGCTTGTGACGATGCCGGGGTCCATCTGTTCGTGGTCAAGCAGAATCGCCGCAATGCCACGTTACAGTTGCTCAAACATGCTGTCGAACAAAATCGCTTCGGCCGCATCTATATGGTGACGGTCAACGTCTTCTGGACCCGTCCTCAGGAGTACTACGACGCCGCGCGCTGGCGCGGCAAGTGGGAATGGGATGGCGGCGCCTTCATGAATCAGGCGAGCCACTATGTCGATCTTCTGGATTGGCTCATCGGACCCGTCGAGAGCGTCTACGCCTATACCGCCACGCTGGCTCGGCGCATCGAGGCCGAAGACACCGGTGTCGCGGCAGTGCGCTGGCGCCATGGCGCCATGGGTTCCATCAACGTGACCATGCTCACTTATCCGCAGAACCTGGAAGGCTCAATCACCATCCTGGGTGAAAAGGGAACGGTTCGAATCGGTGGCGTGGCCGTCAACCGCATCGACGAATGGAAATTCGCCGAGCCGCATCCCGATGACGAAAAGATTAAAGACGCCAGCTACGAAACCACCTCGGTCTACGGCTTTGGCCATCCCCTGTACTACGACAACGTGATTCGCACCTTGCGCGGCGAATGCAGCCCCGAGACCGATGGCCGCGAAGGCCTGCAGTCGCTGGCGCTGCTCACCGCCATGTACCGCTCGGCACGGGACGGCGTGCGCGTTCCCCTGCCGCTCGATTGA
- a CDS encoding acyltransferase: MSIHSSAIVDAGAQIGAGTRIWHWVHVCGGAEIGENCSLGQNVFVGNRVRIGNRVKIQNNVSVYDNVFIEDDVFCGPSMVFTNVYNPRAAIERKNEYRDTLVKQGATLGANCTIVCGATIGRYAFIGAGAVVNKDVPDFALMVGVPARQIGWMSRHGEQLDLPLTGDAETVCPNTGDRYLLKNGICQLA; the protein is encoded by the coding sequence ATGAGCATTCATTCCAGCGCGATTGTCGATGCCGGCGCCCAAATCGGCGCAGGCACCCGGATCTGGCATTGGGTTCACGTCTGCGGCGGCGCCGAAATCGGCGAGAACTGTTCGCTAGGGCAGAATGTGTTCGTGGGTAATCGCGTGCGCATTGGCAACCGCGTCAAGATCCAGAACAACGTGTCGGTCTATGACAATGTCTTCATCGAAGATGATGTCTTTTGCGGGCCGAGCATGGTGTTCACCAATGTCTACAACCCGCGCGCAGCCATTGAGCGCAAGAACGAGTACCGCGACACCCTGGTCAAACAGGGCGCGACCCTGGGTGCAAATTGCACCATCGTCTGCGGCGCCACCATTGGCCGCTACGCCTTCATCGGCGCAGGCGCGGTGGTCAACAAAGACGTCCCGGACTTTGCCTTGATGGTGGGCGTGCCCGCCCGCCAGATCGGCTGGATGAGCCGCCACGGTGAGCAGCTCGACCTGCCCCTGACCGGCGACGCCGAAACGGTCTGCCCGAATACAGGCGATCGCTATCTCCTTAAAAACGGCATCTGCCAACTGGCCTGA
- a CDS encoding DegT/DnrJ/EryC1/StrS family aminotransferase yields MQFIDLKKQYQALRDPINTRIQQVLDHGQYIMGPEVKELETALSAYTGAKHCITVASGTEALLIALMALGIKAGDEVITTSFTFVATAEVIALLGAVPVFVDVEPDTCNIRVDEIEARITPRTKAIIPVSLYGQCGDMDEVNAIADKYGITVIEDAAQSFGATYKGKKSCNLSTIGCTSFFPSKPLGCYGDGGALFTNDDALAQAMREIRVHGQSTRYYHTRIGVGGRMDTLQCAVVLGKLERFDWEVEQRLRIGARYQALLADLPAGARTVTVRPDRDSVWAQFTVIVPNRAAVVEQLKAAGIPTAIHYPRPIHKQPAYEHFASEHGTPNSDLLADQVLSLPMHPDLDEATQDKIVAVLREALAG; encoded by the coding sequence ATGCAATTCATTGATCTGAAAAAACAGTACCAGGCACTGCGCGATCCCATCAACACGCGCATCCAGCAGGTTCTCGACCACGGCCAATACATCATGGGGCCAGAGGTCAAAGAACTCGAAACGGCCCTGTCCGCCTATACCGGCGCCAAGCATTGCATCACCGTCGCCTCCGGCACCGAAGCGTTGCTCATCGCCTTGATGGCCTTGGGTATCAAGGCGGGCGACGAAGTCATCACGACGTCGTTCACCTTTGTGGCGACTGCCGAGGTGATCGCGCTGCTGGGCGCCGTGCCGGTGTTCGTCGATGTCGAACCCGACACCTGCAATATCCGGGTTGACGAGATCGAAGCGCGCATCACACCGCGCACCAAGGCCATTATTCCGGTATCGCTCTACGGCCAGTGCGGCGATATGGACGAGGTCAACGCCATCGCCGATAAATACGGCATCACCGTCATTGAAGACGCTGCACAGAGCTTTGGCGCGACCTACAAGGGCAAGAAGAGCTGTAATCTGTCCACCATTGGCTGTACCAGCTTCTTCCCGAGCAAACCGCTAGGCTGTTATGGCGACGGCGGCGCGCTGTTCACGAACGACGATGCGCTCGCCCAGGCCATGCGCGAAATCCGCGTACATGGCCAGTCCACCCGCTACTATCACACCCGTATCGGCGTGGGTGGCCGCATGGACACGCTGCAATGCGCGGTCGTGCTGGGCAAACTCGAACGCTTTGACTGGGAAGTCGAACAACGCCTACGCATCGGCGCGCGCTATCAGGCCCTCTTGGCGGATCTGCCAGCCGGCGCGCGCACGGTCACCGTACGCCCTGACCGCGACAGCGTTTGGGCGCAATTCACAGTCATCGTGCCCAATCGGGCCGCCGTCGTGGAACAACTCAAGGCCGCCGGCATCCCGACAGCCATCCACTATCCGCGACCGATCCACAAGCAGCCGGCTTACGAACACTTTGCCAGCGAGCACGGCACGCCCAACTCCGACCTCCTGGCCGACCAGGTGCTCAGCCTGCCTATGCACCCGGATCTGGACGAAGCCACGCAAGACAAGATTGTGGCCGTATTGCGCGAGGCCCTCGCCGGATGA
- a CDS encoding glycosyltransferase family 4 protein, whose protein sequence is MKILLINHYAGRPDLGMEFRPYFLAREWARSGHEVRILASNYSHLRYRQPQSAQEDVDGVTYQWVPTRPYQGNGAARLWNMAQFIGGVYRRGPALAAWRPHMVIASSTYPYDIWPAARIARKAGAVLVHEIHDLWPLTPRLLGDFSAAHPMIASMQWAENYACRNADRIVSILPGTKAYLQQHGMPAQHFVHIPNGIDPEAPQETIKPELREQILDFKARYRSTCIYAGGHAVSNALDVLLEVAARPEMQSTGFILLGAGAEKSALQTRARDMQNILFLDPVPKAEVGSALALADMAYLGWRHSPLYDHGISPNKLFDYMLAGLPVIHATDTPYDLVRDAGCGLSVASNDIAGISQAVQRLQETPEAERQALGAKGRDFVFKHHNYSVLAQRFLEIAT, encoded by the coding sequence ATGAAGATTCTGCTTATCAATCACTACGCAGGACGGCCAGATCTCGGGATGGAGTTCCGGCCGTATTTTCTTGCGCGCGAATGGGCCAGGTCCGGTCACGAAGTCCGTATTCTTGCCAGCAATTACTCCCATCTGCGCTACCGGCAACCGCAATCCGCCCAGGAAGATGTGGATGGGGTGACCTATCAATGGGTCCCCACACGGCCTTATCAGGGCAATGGTGCCGCCCGGCTCTGGAATATGGCGCAGTTTATCGGCGGGGTGTATCGGCGCGGCCCGGCCCTGGCAGCCTGGCGCCCCCACATGGTCATCGCCTCATCCACCTACCCTTACGATATCTGGCCGGCGGCGCGTATCGCACGCAAGGCTGGCGCGGTCCTGGTGCATGAAATTCACGATCTGTGGCCGCTAACGCCCAGGCTGCTGGGCGATTTTTCTGCGGCGCATCCGATGATCGCCAGCATGCAATGGGCGGAGAACTACGCCTGCCGCAACGCAGACCGCATTGTGTCCATCTTGCCGGGCACAAAAGCCTACTTGCAGCAACATGGCATGCCGGCGCAGCACTTTGTTCACATCCCCAACGGCATCGACCCCGAAGCGCCGCAGGAAACGATCAAACCTGAGTTGCGCGAGCAGATACTGGACTTCAAAGCCAGGTATCGCAGCACCTGTATCTACGCTGGCGGGCACGCCGTGTCCAACGCCCTGGATGTGCTGCTGGAGGTCGCCGCGCGGCCCGAAATGCAATCCACGGGCTTCATCCTGCTGGGAGCGGGCGCGGAAAAATCGGCCTTGCAGACTCGGGCGCGGGATATGCAGAACATCCTCTTTCTGGACCCTGTCCCCAAGGCCGAGGTCGGCAGTGCGCTGGCACTCGCCGATATGGCCTATCTTGGTTGGCGCCATAGCCCGCTTTACGACCACGGGATTAGCCCGAACAAGCTGTTTGACTATATGTTGGCCGGGCTGCCGGTCATCCATGCCACCGACACGCCTTATGACCTGGTCCGCGATGCCGGCTGCGGCTTGTCTGTGGCTTCAAACGACATTGCCGGAATCTCTCAGGCCGTTCAGCGACTGCAAGAAACGCCTGAGGCCGAGCGGCAGGCTCTCGGCGCAAAGGGCCGTGATTTTGTATTCAAACATCACAACTACTCGGTGCTGGCGCAACGTTTTCTGGAAATTGCCACCTGA
- a CDS encoding DegT/DnrJ/EryC1/StrS family aminotransferase, giving the protein MAFLPFAQPDIGEAEIDAAVQAMRSGWLTTGPNARAFEQEFSAFLGEGLEAIAVNSATAGLHLALEAIGIGAGDEVITTTHTFTASAEVVRYLGGEPVLVDIDPATFCISPSAIEAAITPRTKAIIPVHYGGLSCDMSAILAIAAKHSLRVIEDAAHALPCTWNGQLIGQLGSDATVYSFYATKTLATGEGGMVVTRNAQLSKRCRVMRLHGIDRDAFDRFTSSKPAWYYEIVAPGFKYNLPDPAAAIGRVQLQRVRAMRDRRADIAARYDSAFADLPVQLPPCPAKLAAGGVYQASDLHSWHLYVLRLTPDAPCARDDFIAGMSERGIGCSVHYVPLHLQPYWRDRYSLRADMFPASQTTYERMVSLPIYSKMNDADVDRVIEAVRSLLQS; this is encoded by the coding sequence ATGGCATTCCTTCCTTTTGCGCAACCCGACATCGGCGAAGCCGAGATCGACGCCGCCGTCCAGGCCATGCGTTCGGGATGGCTCACCACCGGACCCAATGCCCGCGCCTTCGAGCAGGAATTCAGCGCATTCCTTGGCGAAGGGCTGGAAGCCATCGCTGTCAATTCGGCTACCGCCGGCCTGCATCTGGCGCTTGAAGCCATCGGCATCGGTGCTGGCGATGAAGTCATCACAACGACGCACACTTTTACGGCCAGTGCCGAAGTCGTGCGCTATCTGGGTGGCGAGCCCGTGCTGGTTGACATCGATCCCGCCACGTTCTGCATCTCGCCGTCCGCCATCGAAGCGGCCATCACGCCGCGCACCAAAGCCATCATCCCCGTGCATTACGGCGGCCTGTCCTGTGACATGAGCGCCATTCTGGCGATCGCCGCCAAACATAGCCTGCGGGTCATCGAAGATGCGGCCCACGCGCTGCCCTGTACCTGGAACGGCCAGCTGATCGGTCAACTGGGCAGCGACGCCACGGTCTACAGCTTCTATGCCACCAAGACGCTCGCCACGGGCGAAGGCGGCATGGTGGTCACCCGCAATGCACAGCTCTCCAAGCGTTGCCGCGTGATGCGTCTGCACGGCATCGACCGCGACGCCTTTGACCGTTTCACTTCGAGCAAGCCCGCCTGGTATTACGAGATCGTCGCGCCCGGATTCAAATACAACCTGCCCGATCCGGCCGCTGCCATCGGACGGGTGCAATTGCAGCGAGTGCGCGCCATGCGCGACCGCCGTGCCGACATCGCGGCGCGTTATGACAGCGCTTTCGCCGATCTGCCGGTACAACTGCCGCCCTGCCCGGCTAAACTGGCCGCAGGTGGCGTCTATCAAGCCAGCGACCTGCATTCTTGGCATCTTTACGTACTGCGCCTGACGCCGGATGCCCCCTGTGCACGCGACGACTTCATTGCAGGGATGTCCGAGCGCGGCATCGGCTGCAGCGTGCATTATGTGCCGTTGCACCTGCAACCCTATTGGCGTGATCGTTATTCCTTGCGCGCTGACATGTTCCCGGCCTCGCAGACAACCTATGAGCGCATGGTCAGCTTGCCGATCTACTCCAAAATGAACGACGCCGACGTCGATCGCGTTATCGAGGCCGTACGTAGCTTGTTGCAATCGTGA
- a CDS encoding sugar transferase, whose protein sequence is MIKRLFDIAVSGIGLLLCLPLFLILAIAIKLESPGPVFFRQERVGRHGRVFRIHKFRSMRSDAGTGPQITVGGDRRITRVGEYIRRWKLDETAQLIDVLEGTMSLVGPRPEVPRYVAQYPDAMRRTILSIRPGITDLASIVFRNENDILAAAADPERAYVEEVLPRKLALQAQYVRERSFTGDLVILARTVAAVVGKSA, encoded by the coding sequence GTGATCAAGCGTCTTTTCGATATTGCGGTATCAGGCATCGGGCTGCTGCTTTGCCTGCCGCTATTCTTGATACTGGCCATCGCCATCAAACTGGAGTCGCCCGGTCCGGTGTTCTTCCGCCAGGAACGCGTCGGCCGGCATGGCCGTGTTTTTCGCATTCATAAATTTCGCAGCATGCGCAGCGATGCAGGAACGGGCCCGCAAATCACGGTTGGGGGTGACCGCCGCATTACACGAGTGGGCGAATACATCAGGCGCTGGAAACTCGATGAAACGGCTCAGCTTATCGACGTGCTTGAAGGCACCATGAGCTTGGTCGGCCCCCGGCCGGAGGTGCCGCGCTATGTCGCGCAATATCCCGACGCCATGCGGCGCACGATACTCTCCATACGCCCGGGCATTACCGATCTGGCTTCTATCGTATTTCGCAACGAGAACGACATCCTCGCCGCCGCCGCCGACCCGGAACGCGCCTATGTCGAAGAGGTGCTGCCACGCAAGCTTGCGTTGCAGGCACAGTATGTTCGAGAGCGCAGTTTTACCGGCGATCTTGTCATTCTGGCGCGTACGGTAGCGGCCGTCGTAGGCAAGAGCGCATAG